The sequence CCGCTTTACCAACTTCTGCACCAAAATTTGACCTGAACCAGAAGGAAAGGATCTATAGTGGAAAAGATGCCGCTAAGCGGAACAGTACTCCAGTTTTCGACTTGAACCAGATTTCGGTAAATATTTAGCAACCATTGTGAATGATGAGCTTTAAGATATAGCATTAGCTATTTCTGTGAGCTAATGgcttctgttgattttgttttactGTAGACAGAGGAAGAGGAAATACAGGCTGATTGTGAGCCATTGAGAACAGAGGAGTCAAAGAAAAGTTTACTTAGAGGTGGAAGTGATGAGCAACTCAATGATATGAAGATATCAATTTGTAGGAATGTCGGAAGTGGGTCAAATCGAGCAGGAAAACGGAAGATTTCATGGCAAGATCAGGTGGCTTTAAGAGTTTGAGATGTTTCTTCAATTGCAATTGAAGATCCTATACTTTCTtgggggtaaaaaaaaaaatgttgccaTATCTTGTTGTGTACTTcaaatcttcatttttcttttgtagttttGTTGGGGTTCTTCCCTCCAGTGTAAAGTCgaaatagttttatatatattgaacatATAGATGAAACAATGGAATTGATGATCAGGAATCGAATAGGTGTTTAACTATCTTTGAACATCTCTTTTATGATTCTTTTCCTCCAATTAGTTTATGAATGCATGTGGCTTCTAAAAGGAGCTTGCAACTCTATTCATTCTGAGAGGGTGGGCTCTGTGTATTTGCAGATGGTCTCAAGTCTCAACATCCATGtcacaacaaataatatgaCGTGAAACTTAGACAGTTTCTTTCTTAGGTGTTGTATTGTAGGTTCTTAATTAAATTTACGATGTGACTACATTGGCTAATGTATTAGGAAAGATGTTTTCTTCACCTaacaacaattaaattcaagtcatatgaatgaatttaattgtgAAACTTAAGTAGTAACATATTAGAAAAAGTTTTATCCATTTATGTTGAAACAATGTCTACACCCTCTGTTTAACCTCCGTAATCATGATCATGAAACATGAATGTTCTCTCCCTTGCTGTTAAAATAGCACTATAATTTTGTGTTGACTGGggcatttcttttttattctatcTAAAACATAATACCCCTCTGCCAATTATGGCTGTGACAAAATAATCTCTTACCTCCCCAAGAAACAAAGATGATTAATTTGGGCTTGGGTAGGAActgccacatttttttttttttgggctgttACATTTCCAACTATTTCTGGAGGATACTAGTAGCATTGTATAAAGTAATTGTTAATACATATTGTTAGTTGTTGGTTTGAAAGGGAGGAAAGCAATGGCCACTCAGCAGATGaatgtttgttttcttggtGGAAACAAAAGGAGTAATAATGTtgcttcttcttattctttggCTACTCCTAGTAACGTTGTTTTCAGCTTACGTAGGGAACTACCACTTTTATGTTACTTTACTGTTAAGCGATTGGAAATTGTTTTGTGGAAAAAGGATGGGAAAGCAAAGGCCACTACTAACCAGGTCGACGTTAGTAAGTCTTGCGGTGGAAAATGAATCGGAGAATATTAATATTGGTAGTTGTGGTTCAAAtgatatataacttatcaataGCAGTTGACGCTGTAGATTGTAATCGATGCATACAGTATACTAAAAGCAGTGTTAATGAtgatttttataagaaaataaagttatattaatCACAATCTCCtgcttataaaatttgttatgtttgtATATTATTATGTGTCTATTTGTTTGGCATCAACTTATAAgcttagtttttaatttttttaattttttttttttacagcttTTTAACACCTCACTTTTtccagcattttttttttcatttttaaaatttttttttcaagatacaGGCATACTTTTGTACACTTTCATAGTATCTTGTGATCCTATCTGCAGCATAATGATAATGATATGTCATATGGGGGCAAAGAAATATTTACTTTGTACCATTAAGAAATTGATGCACTTTGACAAGTCATATATTAGTGGCCTTGACTATAGTGGACAGAAGACTTCACATCATCCTCATTGCCGGCAACTAAATTCAGCTCTTTGTTTATTGGGAAATATactattaacaaaaaaaatccaagtttACAGCCTCATAACGTTGAGCAGCTAAttgtaaacaaacaaaaagactAACCAGAAAACAATTAGGACATTTTCATTACAAAACAACTGTTGGgctataatatttttcataactgTTTTCCATGCAATAATGTGTAAAGAAAGTGGCGTTAATGATAGACTTAAGTGAAAGTAATATTCCAATTGCTATAGGTCATGTCaataatggtaaaaaaatgttatatcccTAGcattacttttttctatttaatgCATACGAATCCCTGATCCCTTAGGTTGGCTACCAATTGAAGCAAGCTTGTCAGCAAATCAAACTGGCCTAATTTTAGAGTAATATCCTACAATCCCCTCCAGTCAAAGTAATATCCTACCAAGTATTGTAACAAGTAGTCCAGTAATGAGGAATTGATGTGGAGATAGAAGGAATTTATAAACTACAATTGAATTAACTACCAATATGAAGTTGAAGTCTGCAAAACCTAATAACTATGCTAATCTGAGAGCTCCGTGAACCGCCTACAATTCAACTAGGCAATTGGAAGCGAGCGAGCGTTTGGATCACGTTCACGTTTGAATGTTTTGCGTTTCAACacccccttttttctttttcttttttggattagCACCTGGTGCACTGTTTATGGGAGGGACATGAACAGTGTATCAAGGCATATGAACagtatttttaaaatgtgaacAGTAAccgaaaattaattttttttattattttcagttttcaattttcagcaaaataagcagtatccaaacgcATCCTAAATGcaactttaaattaaaaactcacCAGCCAGGTGCAATTGGGATCACATATAATACCTCTTGCTCTAGACAAGCCTGAATTACCTTTAGAGCCATCATATAGACCTGACCAAATTCTGGAGGGGTCCAGAAATCTAAGTAGGAATTTGACTTAATAAGAGAGTAGAGAGAGTCAGAAACAATGTAATCATCATTTAGTCTGTCGGGTTAACAAATGACAGTTGTCCTAAATGGAAACTGACCAAACTTAGGGACTAACAAGTAAAATACAGGGTCTAAATTGAACAGATATATTTCACAAGTTAAACAGAACCATAGTCGCAACCCCAAACCTGAATCTCATACTGGATATGAACCTGATTAATCTGCATCTACAATAACAATTACTGGTGTCTTCTTAATTGCTTCTTTGGCCATAACATCTGCTACACCTTTTGCCTTTTGAGTAGCATTTGACTGACTTGTTTTTTCAGCTACCAAATTTGTATCTTGTGCCTTTTGAGCAGAACCAGATGATGCTGTACTGACAACTCCATCTTTTTGACCACGTTTCTGAAGCCGAGCCCTGTGCTTCTTCCCCTTTATATGAGTCTCCATCACTACTCGAGAGTATGCACCTTTTTGACACATTTCACACCAAAACTTAAACATCTTGTTCCTTTCAAATCCTTCTGTTTTAGCAGATCCCTGCTCTGCTTTTGTACTGTTTGTCTTCTCAGAATCTTCTGCAGTTTGGTTTTCTGGCAGTGTAACTCGCTGATTTTTACTCTTCAAACATCCTGTCATCTCCATTTTCTGGCCTGAATCACCCCCAGTTTCATTCTGCTTAAGTGATTTCCCTTCTACTTTTGCCTCCTGTCCTGAGGTCCCAAAATCAGGGCTCTCTGTAAGCTTTGAATGCATTGTAGCTTTTTTTGTTGATGGTGTAGAGCTGGTACTCCTGCCCGTTCTCTGAGCTCTAAGCCCTGCTTCCTTGGCCTTGTGCTTCCTACCTTGAAGGTGTTCATTCAAAGCTCTCTCACTTAAGGCACTAACCTGACAGATAGCACAACTCCACTCCTCCTTGGGTCTCTTCTTTAAACCAAAAGGTGGGAGCTCACTAGTGTCCCCTGCAGATGCTGTTTCAGCTTTCCGCTTTGCTCCAGAAATATTTGGAGTGGGCTTAGCCTGCAATAGAATACTCAAACACAATACATAAGAGGAAACTCTTGTATATAATCACCTGGTGAATAGTGAAACCTCAAGCATCATTTCTCATGTAAATCCCACCCTCCACATTTAACAGTATAGGATAAATCTAACTTCCAATTACCTTATTTCAAGCAATTTAACAAGAAATATAATGTTTTGGAAATTTGACCAGATCTGAACATTGGAAAGGAGAACTAAGGATTTAGCAtgaagtattttttattatagagtTGGGGAATGTTG is a genomic window of Quercus lobata isolate SW786 chromosome 2, ValleyOak3.0 Primary Assembly, whole genome shotgun sequence containing:
- the LOC115977273 gene encoding zinc finger RNA-binding protein 2-like isoform X2 encodes the protein MEFKFRAVDDRPPPPPPHPTAPSTFNYVSKQALRVSAGFSTTSPRPNLEQIQNPNDTREAILQRELEKARIREEIIAAEITRRRLLEAEVRRELMIEREMALRRLSAEGRISFEYGLSMHAFDGGFAFPSCINTFDMFPMLPPPRLPEAMPVDVRAPSETNKDKLIVLAKPTPNISGAKRKAETASAGDTSELPPFGLKKRPKEEWSCAICQVSALSERALNEHLQGRKHKAKEAGLRAQRTGRSTSSTPSTKKATMHSKLTESPDFGTSGQEAKVEGKSLKQNETGGDSGQKMEMTGCLKSKNQRVTLPENQTAEDSEKTNSTKAEQGSAKTEGFERNKMFKFWCEMCQKGAYSRVVMETHIKGKKHRARLQKRGQKDGVVSTASSGSAQKAQDTNLVAEKTSQSNATQKAKGVADVMAKEAIKKTPVIVIVDAD
- the LOC115977273 gene encoding zinc finger RNA-binding protein 2-like isoform X1, giving the protein MEFKFRAVDDRPPPPPPHPTAPSTFNYVSKQALRANPISVSAGFSTTSPRPNLEQIQNPNDTREAILQRELEKARIREEIIAAEITRRRLLEAEVRRELMIEREMALRRLSAEGRISFEYGLSMHAFDGGFAFPSCINTFDMFPMLPPPRLPEAMPVDVRAPSETNKDKLIVLAKPTPNISGAKRKAETASAGDTSELPPFGLKKRPKEEWSCAICQVSALSERALNEHLQGRKHKAKEAGLRAQRTGRSTSSTPSTKKATMHSKLTESPDFGTSGQEAKVEGKSLKQNETGGDSGQKMEMTGCLKSKNQRVTLPENQTAEDSEKTNSTKAEQGSAKTEGFERNKMFKFWCEMCQKGAYSRVVMETHIKGKKHRARLQKRGQKDGVVSTASSGSAQKAQDTNLVAEKTSQSNATQKAKGVADVMAKEAIKKTPVIVIVDAD